From Aegilops tauschii subsp. strangulata cultivar AL8/78 chromosome 5, Aet v6.0, whole genome shotgun sequence:
tcgatgcaaattttgacactgatccagatgactctaagtctcaatctggatacatattgaaagtgggagcaattagctagagtagctctgtgcagagcattgttgacatagaaatttgcaaaatacatacggatctgaatgtggcagacccgttgactaaacttccctcacaagcaaaacatgatcacaccttagtactctttgggtgttaatcacatagcgatgtgaactagattattgactctagtaaaccctttgggtgttggtcacatcacgatctgaactatgggtgttaatcacatggtgatgtgaactattggtattaaatcacatggtgatatgaactagattattgactctagtgcaagtgggagactgaaggaaatatgcccaagaggcaataataaagttattatttatttccttatatcatgataaatgtttattattcatgctagaattgtattaaccggaaacataatacatgtgtgaatacatagacaaacagagtgtcactagtatatacctctacttaactagctcgttaattaaagatggttatgtttcctaaccatagacatgagttgtcatttgattaacgggatcacatcattaggagaatgatgtgattgacttgacccattccgttagcttagcactcgatcgtttagtgtgttgctattgctttcttcatgacttatacatgttcctatgactatgagattatgcaactcccgtttaccggaggaacactttgtgtgctaccaaacgtcacaacgtaactgggtgattataaaggtggtctacaggtgtatccgaaggtatttgttgggttggcgtatttcgagattaggatttgtcactccgattgtcggagaggtatctctgggcccactcaataatgcacatcactataagccttgcaagcattgtaactaatgagttagttgcgggatgatgtattacggaacgagtaaagagacttgctggtaacgagattgaactaggtattgagataccgacgatcgaatctcgggcaagtaacataccgatgacaaagggaacaacgtatgttgttatgcggtctgaccgataaagatcttcgtagaatatgtgggagccaatatgagcatccaggttccgctattggttattgaccggagacgtgtctcggtcatgtctacatagttctcgaacccgtagggtccgcatgcttaaagtttcgatgacagttatattatgagtttatatgttttgatgtaccgaaggttgttcggagtcccggatgtgatcacggacatgacgaggagtctcgaaatggtcgagacatgaagattgatatattggaagcctatgtttggatcggaagtgttctgggtgaaatcgggattttaccggagtaccgggaggttaccggaaccccccgggggcttaatgggccatagtgggccttagtggaagagaggagaggcggccagggcagggccgcgcgccctcccccctagtccgaataggacaaggagaggggggcggcgccccccctttccttcctctctccctcctctttccccctccactcctagtccaacaaggaaaagggagggagtcctactcccggtgggagtaggactcctcctggcgcgccccttctggccggccgcacctctcccccttgatcctttatatacgggggcaggggggcaccctagagacacaacaattgatcgttcgatcttttagccatgtgcggtgccccccctccaccatagtccacctcgataatactgtaggcgaagccctgcgtcagtagaacatcatcatcgtcaccacgccgtcgtgctgacgaaactctccctcaaaactcggctagatcggagttcgagggacgtcatcgggctgaacgtgtgctgaactcggaggtgccgtgcgttcggtacttgatcagtcggatcgtgaagacgtacgactacatcaaccgcgttgtgctaacgctttcgctttcggtctacgagggtacgtggacaacactctcccctctcgttgctatgcatcaccatgatcttgtgtgtgcgtaggaaatttttgaaattactacgttccccaacacttcggCCATCAGAAGACCTGGACGTTCGTCCTACTTCGCCAAATTTGCCTTGATCTCCCTCTTGTTAGGCTCCGGACAATCCTTTGCAAAGTGGCCCATCTCGTTGCAGTTATAGCACTTGACCTCGGACATATTCAAGTTCCTTGGCTTCCGCTCTTTAGAGCGGCCCGCCTTACCACGACCTTGTGGCTTGCCTTTTCCTTTGCTTTCTTTGGTTTGTCCGATGCGCTTCGCGTTGCTTGAGCCTTCGCCAACATTGCGCCTTCCTTAGCTACTTGGGGACTCCCAATCTGCGCGCGAGTACATGAGTTGGTCATCACCTCCTCCTTTGCCTTTCCGATAGCAACGAGCATTCTCTTCCCATGTTCGCAGGCGTCCGATCGCCTCCGTTATGGTCATGCCGTTGATGTCGTAAAGCTGCTCGAGCGTGCTGATGATGTATGTGAATTTATCAGTCACCGAACTGAAAAACTTCTCCACAATCTCGACCTCCTTGAGATTTGCACCAAGCGCGCGGATCTCTCCCACCAAAGTAGTCAGACGCATGGCATAGTCGTTTACCGATTCAGTTTCCTCCATCTGCAACTTGTGAAATTGGCGCTTCATTACTTGTGCCCGAGCCTTCGTGACGCGATCTTCTACAATCCACATCTCTTTGAGTGCGTTCCACGCCTCTCTTGCCGTCTTGAACTCCGCCAATGTCATCAGCATGGAATCCGGCACAGACTAGGCTATGGCGGCCATGGCACCTTCGTCGCACTCCTCATCGACGTCGTCGTCCATGATGGCCTCCCACACTCGAAGGAATCGGAGAATAATCTTCATCTTGACCGCCCACACGCCGTAGTTGGCGTCGGTGAGCATCGGGTACTGGATGGGGATGTTGCGATGCGCCTGCACGTTGGCGCCGCCTGTTGCACCACCACTGGTTGCTGACTTGCCGCCCTTCTTCACCTTGTCGTCATTCTTGTTCTCCTTGAAACCGCCGTTGCCGGACTTGTTCCCCTTGGAACCGCCGTTGCCGGACTTGACTGACTCAGCGTCACTGTCCGTCATCATAGGtcgtcgaggctctgataccaattgtttGCTTTTGAACTCTAGATCAAAACCACCCAGGAACTATGCACCGTAGTGCAAAGCTAGCAAGCAAGCACATAGCCTAGCAGCTTGATTGATGAACAGTAGCTAGCTAGTACGTGCACCTCTTGTATGTGAAGCTAGCTTGCTAGTGCTCAAATCGCTCGGATCGATTTACATCGACGTCGACGGAACTCTTGCGTAACTTAGCGAACACGGAAAAACTAATCGATGGATTGATAGTCAAAGGCTCTTGACGTGCCTtgcttttatttatttcttttctcCTTTTCTTGGTACAGATTACAGGGGGGTACGTACCTATATATACTAGCTTACCGAGAACTATCAATCCTAGTCGGTAGCTAATACTACTTGGACACGGACACACATACCTGCACCTGTACGTGTAACTTCCGTACACATACAACTATGGAATACCAATTCGTGTTTAACTCTAATAGTCCGGACACCAGACATGTTGCACTCCGACACCTCCCGTCCACCCAAAACCCTTCCCGGACCCCACGCCTCCATCCTCCCCATTTTCTCTCCTTCATTCTTTCTCTCTTACCTTCGCCGCCGCTCCACCACCTCATCCACCATGCCATACCACTGTCGGAACTCTACGTCTCCTTCACCTCCAGCGTTCCATCCGGGCTCCACCCCGCTTCTCCCCCGTCATCATTCAACCCCTGTCCTCCAACCACCCCGCCGGGTACCATCCACTCCTGGTATACTCACCATGCCCGGCAACTGTTCGATGAATTGCCGGAGCTAAAAAAAgtttttccttcttctttctAGCAATGAAATCCGATTTGGAGTACATACATGAGCACTATGTCGAGTCGTCCAACGTCTCGTCCGATGAGGAGCAGTACTCGGATGAGACGACGATGATGCAGACAGTCCTTGAAGACGCGAAGTGTGTGGAGAGCATGTTCTCAATTTCAAGGGCTCGATCAAGGGTCATCGAGTGCTCAACCGCAACAGGGTGCGCTGCCGTTTGACACTGATGGCCGACTACTTTGCCCCAGATGCACTCTTCGCTGACCATTTTCGCCGGTGTTTTCGGATGTGCAAGACTTTCTTCGTCCGTTTGTACCATGGTGTCCGGTCCTATGATGACTACTTCATCTTGAAGAAGGACGTCGTGGGAATGATTGGCTTCTCTGGTTACCAGAAGTGCACGGCCGCACTACGGATGCTTGCATATGGCACGGTCGCTGATTCGTGGGACGAGTACCTACGTATGTCTGAGAGCACATACGGAGATGCGATGGTCAGGTTTGCAACTGCCGTGGTCGAGGTGTTCGGGCCTCAGTATCTGAGAGAACCAACTGTGGCAAACACCGAGAGGCTCTTGACAATCTCAGAAGCAAGAGGGTGACCAGGTTTGCTTGGATCTcttgattgcatgcattggaaatggatgAACTTCCCTGAGGCTTTACAAGGGCAATATCAGGGTCATGTTAAGAAGCCCACCATCATTCTTGAAGCAATTGCATCACAGGATCTTTGGATTTGACACGCTTTCTTCGGCATGTCCGggtctcacaatgacatcaatgtgctACAGCGATCACCGTTGTTTGCGAGTCTGGCTGAAGGAAAAGCTCCTCCTTGCCACTATACTGTCAATGGTCATGAGTGCAACATGAGCTACTATCTGGTTGACGGTATCTATCCTCCGTGGGCTACCTATGTCAGCACCATCTCTAACCCAGTTAGCCAGAAAAAGACTCACTTTGCCCAAAGACAAGAAGCAGCTAGAAAGGATGTTGAGAGGGCATTTGGAGTTCTGCAGGCCTGTTTTGCAGTTGTTCTTGGACCTGCTAAGCAATGGGATCTAGAGACCTTGTGGGAGGTGACGACATGTTGTGTGATTGATGCTTGCTTGAACtatacgtcggtatttccccaaagaggaaggaatgatgcagcacaacaacggtaggtacttccctcagtgatgagaccaaggttatcgaaccagtaggagaaccacgcagcactacgtgaacggcacctgcacataaataacaaatactcgtaacccgacgtattaaaggggttgtcaatccctttcgggtaacggcgccagaaattgatagatcgaacgccaagcaaggtaattttgtatttttggtttaaaagatctaaaaataaaagcgaataaaaatagatcgcgaaaGCAAATATAATAAATATgagaccccggggccgtagatttcactagtggcttctctcgagaaaaatagcaaacggttggtgaacaaattactgttgggcaattgatagaatttcaaatagcaatgatcattatataggcatcacgtccaagattagtagaccgactcctgcctgcatctactactattactccacacatcgaccgctatccagcatgcatctagtgttttaagttcatggagaaacggagtaatgcaataagaacgatgacatgatgtagacaagatctatttatgtagaaatagaccccatcttgttatccttaatggcaacgatagaTATGTGTCGgctccccttctgtcactgggatcaagcaccgtaagatcgaacccatcacaaagcacctcttcccattgcaggataaatagatcaagttggccaaacaaaaaccaaaatatcggagaagaaatacgaggctataagcaatcatgcatataagagatcaaataagactcaaataactttcatggataaaaagatagatctgatcataaactcaaagttcatcagatcccaacaaacacaccgcaaaaagagttacatcatatggatctccaagagaccattgtattgagaatcaaaagagagagagaaagccatctagctactaactacggacccataggtctacaaagaactactcatgcatcatcggagaggcaccaatggacatgatgaacccctccgtgctggtgtttagattggatccggtggttctggaacttgcggcggctggaattgattttcgtcgactcccctagggtttccggaatattggggtatttatagagcaaagaggcggttcgggaggccaccgaggtgggcacaaccggccccggcgcgccctggtgtcttgtgctcaccgcGGGCTCCCTCTTCGGTAATTCTTTGGCcaactggatgtcttctggtccaaaaaaatccacaaaaagtttcgctgcgtttggactccgtttggtattgatttcctgtgatgtaaaaaacatgcagaaaacaacaactggcagttggcactatgtcaataggttagtaccaaaaaatgatataaaatgactaaaaatgattttaaaacatctaagaatgataatataacagcatggaacaataaaaaattatagatacgttggagacgtatcagcatccccaagcttaattcctgctcgtcctcgagtaggtaaatgataaaaatagaatttttgatgtggaatgctgcctaacatgttcatcacatattcttttcttagtagtatggacatttggacttttatatggttcaaagcaatagtctagttttgacatgagacttaaatactcaagcatatcaacaatcaaccatgtctttcaaaataccaacgctaaaataagttatccctagcccattatgctcaatcattgatccattcatgaaacacactcgcatattagctacacccaatgctcaagtacgatcatagtgccccttagttggtgctttataagagaagatggagactcaaattaaaaataaaaattgcatatagtaaaagaaaggcccttcgcagagggaagtagggatttgtagaggtgccagagctcaaagcgaaaaagatagagataaaacatttggGAAGCaggcttttcctgtcaacgagaacgatcgagtagttcccaatactttccatgctagatatatcataggcggttcccaaacggaaattaaagtttattccttttcaaccatactttcactttccatggctaaccgtatccacgggtgccttccatatcaacactttccaaggaatttattatttgacaacataaagtaaattcatttttcatttcgggactgggcatccctaatacctttgccttactctcgtgcaatgacaagtgaataaacactcatcgtgagaataacatatttagcatggaaatatattggCCACCCCtaccgcttcatgagcggtatgagcacacaaaagagaaatttattttgaaaattagagatggcacatacaaatttgcttagaacggcacggaaataccgcatataggtaggtatggtggactcatgtggcaaaactagtttaaaggattttggatgcacaagtagtgatcataattagtgcaaaatgaaggctagcaaaagattgagaagcgaccaatcaagaaacgaaaaatctcataagcgagcattaagcataattaacaccgaataatgcaccacaagtaggatgtaatttcattgcataactattgactttcattcttgcatagggaatcacaaaccttaacaccaatattcttactaaagcataattactcatcaacatgactcacatatcacatcatcatatctcaaaactattacaaggaatcaagtttattttgtccaatgatcttcatgaaagtttttattatatcctccttggatatctatcatcactttggaactaattttcatgtattgcttttgataagctcaaacaaatataagtgaagatcatgagcataatatttctttctctcaaaataatttaagtgaagcaagagagaatttcttaaaatttttactaactctcaaataaatctaagtgaagcatgagagcatttattcaaaaataacaaagcacaccgtgctcaaaaagatataagtgaagcactagagaaattccatagctcataaagatttaagtgaagcatagagagcaattctaacaagtcatggaataattttggctctctcaaataggtgtgtccagcaaggattcaagacttaaacacaaagcaaaacaagcaaagactcatatcatacaagacgctccaagcaaaactcatagtatgtgacgaataaaaatatagctccgagtaaaataccgatggtcgttagaaaaaagaggggatgccactcgggcatccccaagcttagttgtttgcttctctttggataatagcttgggatgccatgggcatcccaaagcttaggctcttcttactccttattccttcatccatcataacatcacccaaaacttgaaaacttcaatcacacaaaactcaacaaaaccttcatgagatccgttagtataagaaaacaaatcactactataagtactgttgcaacccattcatattttattcttgcattatatctactgtattccaacttttctatggaaaaaactCTTCAAAGGAAACCACAGAAttatcaaaacaagcacacaacgcaaagaaaacagaatctctcaaaaacagaacagtctgtagaaatctggatatttcgaatacttctgaaactccaaaaattctgaaaaattaggaccacgtgaaaaatttgtatattaatcttcttcaaaaagaattggtattttatcacgctcctgTTAAAAATgcgaattattttcgtgagcgcgaaagtttctgtttttcagcaagatcaaatcaactatcacccaacatgatcctaaaggctttgcttggtgCAAACACTAATTacaacacaaaaaacacaatcataacagtagcataattgtgcaaacactcaagaacagaaagaaaaagacaaaaataaattttattcattgggttgcttcccaacaagcgctatcgttttacgcccctagctaggcataaagcaagaatCTAAGTGTTGTCATTCGTAGTTTTGGCAACTTTTGTAAGGGCTTTCTCAAACCCTGGAGGCTCTTTACGCTTCCCTAAATTCTCAGGAAAAGAAACCATCTTGATATCTAAAATATCCAATCtcttattgcaaagagtaatcaaagtattcatgcgattgatactaccattAACATGTTTGAGGGGTTAATTATATTTTTGCAAttcaaccatatgtttatgcaaatcaccaagtttgtccAACATTTGAACTCCCTCTAGGGTAAAGGTAAACCCCTTCTTTTGAGGTGGAACCCCCAGAATTCCTTCTAAGATTTTGTAGGCAGCATTAGtatcaagctcaataaaattcccTTTAGCGACAAAATCTA
This genomic window contains:
- the LOC109739679 gene encoding uncharacterized protein; its protein translation is MADYFAPDALFADHFRRCFRMCKTFFVRLYHGVRSYDDYFILKKDVVGMIGFSGYQKCTAALRMLAYGTVADSWDEYLRMSESTYGDAMVRFATAVVEVFGPQYLREPTVANTERLLTISEARG